From Nymphaea colorata isolate Beijing-Zhang1983 chromosome 6, ASM883128v2, whole genome shotgun sequence, a single genomic window includes:
- the LOC116255643 gene encoding probable flavin-containing monooxygenase 1 isoform X2: MEGKKIAIVGAGISGLIACKYVKTKGFDPIVFEMKDNVGGVWLRTLDSTLLQTPKLAFQFSDFPWPASITNSRPTHGEVLEYIQSYARHFQLLQYIEFNSKVVGMDFVKNSESQENGIISCNGTAWSGEAFSSSGSWHITVHNAQQRCLKVHIVDFVIVCTGRYGDIPKMPTFEAGKGPEVFKGKVVHAMELYSMDHNQVDDLISEKKIVVVGFQKSAFDITAKCASINGKEFPCTMICREPKWHCPQTFGWSLALAFLYGTRFSELLDHKPGESLIHGILATLLSPLRWGVSKMVEICLQWQLPMKKYDMLPKENLFHQIASCHFLSLPENFYGCLEEGSIVIKKSSGWGFCEHGLTLGSNEDAKLEADLVILATGYESNQKLKDLFDSPLHQQLLSGFESGIVPLYRECIQPQIPEMAIIGYTEGVSNLFTSEMEIRWLVSFLSGGFRLPSTKEMEEDMKKWDDYKRKHSGYKYKKSSIAAIHIWYNDMLCKDMGCIPKRKKNWLSELFSPYGPADYSNL, encoded by the exons ATGGAGGGTAAAAAGATTGCAATCGTAGGAGCTGGAATCAGTGGATTGATTGCCTGCAAATATGTGAAGACAAAAGGCTTCGATCCCATCGTCTTCGAAATGAAGGACAATGTTGGGGGAGTGTGGTTGAGAACATTGGACTCTACTCTACTGCAGACACCGAAGCTCGCCTTCCAGTTCTCGGATTTTCCGTGGCCGGCTTCGATCACCAATTCCCGCCCCACTCATGGTGAGGTGTTGGAATATATTCAATCCTATGCCAGACATTTCCAACTCCTGCAGTACATAGAATTCAATTCCAAAGTAGTCGGAATGGATTTCGTCAAGAATTCAGAATCCCAGGAAAATGGCATCATTTCTTGCAACGGCACTGCTTGGTCTGGTGAAGCATTCAGCTCAAGCGGGTCATGGCACATTACAGTGCATAATGCTCAGCAACGATGCTTAAAG GTGCACATAGTGGACTTTGTGATAGTGTGCACAGGGAGGTATGGAGACATTCCGAAAATGCCAACCTTTGAAGCAGGGAAAGGACCAGAGGTGTTCAAGGGCAAGGTGGTGCATGCAATGGAGCTCTACTCCATGGACCACAACCAAGTTGATGATTTGATCTCAGAGAAGAAGATTGTGGTTGTTGGCTTTCAGAAGTCTGCCTTCGACATTACGGCGAAATGTGCCAGCATCAATG GAAAGGAATTCCCTTGCACAATGATATGTAGAGAACCGAAGTGGCATTGCCCTCAAACTTTTGGTTGGTCTCTGGCCCTTGCGTTCCTCTATGGCACTCGCTTCTCAGAGCTATTGGATCATAAGCCCGGGGAAAGCCTCATCCATGGCATCTTGGCCACactgctatctcctttg AGATGGGGAGTCTCCAAGATGGTGGAAATTTGCTTACAATGGCAGCTTCCAATGAAGAAGTATGACATGCTGCCCAAAGAAAACTTATTCCACCAAATTGCTTCCTgccattttctctctctgccAGAAAATTTCTATGGTTGTCTTGAAGAAGGAAGTATCGTGATAAAGAAATCTTCAGGGTGGGGTTTCTGTGAGCATGGTCTGACACTTGGCAGTAATGAAGATGCAAAATTGGAGGCTGACCTAGTGATTCTTGCCACTGGATATGAAAGCAATCAGAAGCTCAAGGACTTGTTCGATTCACCATTACACCAACAACTCTTATCAGGTTTTGAATCTGGAATTGTTCCCCTGTACAG GGAATGCATCCAACCACAGATCCCTGAGATGGCAATCATCGGATATACAGAGGGTGTATCGAATCTCTTCACATCGGAGATGGAAATCCGATGGTTGGTCAGTTTCCTTTCGGGCGGCTTCCGGCTACCCAGCACCAAGGAAATGGAGGAGGACATGAAGAAGTGGGATGATTACAAGAGGAAACACTCGGGGTACAAGTATAAGAAGTCAAGCATTGCTGCAATTCATATTTGGTACAATGACATGCTCTGCAAAGACATGGGATGCATCccgaaaagaaagaaaaattggcTCTCGGAGCTCTTCTCGCCTTATGGCCCCGCAGATTACTCCAATCTTTAG
- the LOC116255642 gene encoding probable aldehyde dehydrogenase isoform X2, which yields MPADQFRSSLGLQLLILGLPIHCLLPPWMQKKHLVPNLLKYLIWGKWHSTSSHNTILDPLNGEPFIKVSDVDETGIKPFVESLSKCPKYGLHNPLRSQERYLLFGDISAKAASRLADPEVAHFFTRLIQRVSPKSYKQALAEVQVTQKFLENFSGDQVRFLARSFTVPGNHLGQQSNGFRWPYGPVAIITPFNFPLEIPVLQLMGALYMGNKPILKVDSKVSVVMEQMLRLLHECGLLMEDVDFINTDGFVMNKVLLEANPRMTLFTGSSTVAERLAVDLRGRIKLEDAGFDWKILGPDVQEVDYVAWVCDQDAYACSGQKCSAQSILFMHENWNSSDLVSKLESLASRRKLEDLTVGPVLTVTTERMLAHMKRLLEIPGSKLLFGGQPLENHTIPEIYGAIKPTAVFVPLSEMLKKDHFEIVTTEIFGPFQIITEYKNDELQMVLDTCERMHAHLTAAVVSNDPLFLQEVLGKSVNGTTYAGIRARTTGAPQNHWFGPAGDPLGAGIGTPEAIKLVWSCHREIIYDIGPLPSEWEVPPST from the exons ATGCCCGCAGATCAGTTTCGATCTTCCTTGGGGCTTCAGCTACTCATTTTag GGCTGCCCATTCACTGTCTTTTGCCACCTTGGATGCAGAAGAAACATCTGGTTCCAAACCTGCTGAAGTATCTAATTTGG GGTAAGTGGCACAGTACATCAAGTCATAATACAATCTTGGATCCCTTAAATGGTGAACCCTTCATTAAAGTTTCCGATGTAGATGAAACGGGAATTAAG CCATTTGTGGAGAGCTTGTCAAAATGTCCAAAGTATGGACTTCACAATCCTCTAAGGTCTCAAGAGAG GTATCTTTTGTTTGGAGATATATCTGCAAAGGCTGCTTCTAGACTTGCTGACCCAGAG GTCGCACACTTTTTCACAAGACTCATTCAAAGGGTTTCACCTAAGAGTTATAAACAGGCGCTTGCTGAGGTTCAAGTTACACAGAAATTTTTGGAGAACTTTTCAGGTGACCAG GTGAGGTTCTTGGCAAGATCTTTTACTGTTCCTGGTAATCATCTTGGGCAGCAAAGTAATGGTTTTCGTTGGCCTTATGGTCCT GTGGCAATCATTACCCCCTTCAATTTTCCGCTGGAGATCCCAGTCTTGCAATTAATGGGTGCACTTTACATGGGGAATAAACCTATTCTGAAAGTTGATAGCAAG GTGAGTGTTGTGATGGAGCAAATGCTTCGGCTTCTTCATGAATGTGGCTTGCTTATGGAAGATGTCGATTTTATCAACACAGATGGATTTGTCATGAATAAGGTTTTATTGGAG GCAAATCCACGAATGACTCTTTTTACTGGTAGCTCAACAGTAGCTGAAAGACTGGCTGTTGACTTGAGAGGCCGCATCAAATTGGAAGACGCAGGTTTTGACTGGAAAATACTTGGTCCTGATGTTCAAGAG GTGGACTATGTGGCTTGGGTTTGTGATCAGGACGCATATGCTTGTAGTGGTCAAAAGTGCTCTGCACAATCAATTCTGTTCATGCATGAg AACTGGAATTCCAGCGATCTTGTATCCAAATTAGAGTCACTTGCTTCAAGAAGAAAACTGGAAGATTTGACAGTTGGCCCTGTCCTTACT GTGACAACTGAAAGAATGCTAGCACACATGAAAAGATTGCTTGAGATTCCAGGTTCAAAGCTGTTGTTTGGAGGACAACCTTTGGAAAACCACACCATTCCAGAAATATATGGAGCAATTAAGCCAACTGCTGTTTTTGTTCCACTCAGTGAGATGCTTAAGAAAGATCACTTTGAGATTGTGACAACAGAAATATTTGGGCCTTTCCAG ATAATCACTGAATATAAAAATGATGAGCTCCAGATGGTATTGGATACTTGTGAGCGTATGCATGCTCATCTGACTGCAGCAGTTGTCTCCAATGACCCTCTGTTTCTGCAG GAAGTTCTAGGTAAATCTGTAAATGGGACGACATATGCTGGAATTAGAGCAAGAACAACTGGAGCTCCACAGAATCATTG GTTCGGCCCAGCTGGTGACCCTCTTGGTGCTGGAATTGGGACCCCGGAAGCTATAAAACTAGTTTGGTCGTGCCACAGAGAGATCATATATGATATAGGCCCTCTTCCTTCCGAGTGGGAAGTGCCACCATCTACCTAA
- the LOC116255643 gene encoding probable flavin-containing monooxygenase 1 isoform X1: protein MANQDSREKQKLVMEGKKIAIVGAGISGLIACKYVKTKGFDPIVFEMKDNVGGVWLRTLDSTLLQTPKLAFQFSDFPWPASITNSRPTHGEVLEYIQSYARHFQLLQYIEFNSKVVGMDFVKNSESQENGIISCNGTAWSGEAFSSSGSWHITVHNAQQRCLKVHIVDFVIVCTGRYGDIPKMPTFEAGKGPEVFKGKVVHAMELYSMDHNQVDDLISEKKIVVVGFQKSAFDITAKCASINGKEFPCTMICREPKWHCPQTFGWSLALAFLYGTRFSELLDHKPGESLIHGILATLLSPLRWGVSKMVEICLQWQLPMKKYDMLPKENLFHQIASCHFLSLPENFYGCLEEGSIVIKKSSGWGFCEHGLTLGSNEDAKLEADLVILATGYESNQKLKDLFDSPLHQQLLSGFESGIVPLYRECIQPQIPEMAIIGYTEGVSNLFTSEMEIRWLVSFLSGGFRLPSTKEMEEDMKKWDDYKRKHSGYKYKKSSIAAIHIWYNDMLCKDMGCIPKRKKNWLSELFSPYGPADYSNL, encoded by the exons ATGGCAAATCAGGATTCCAGAGAGAAACAGAAACTCGT AATGGAGGGTAAAAAGATTGCAATCGTAGGAGCTGGAATCAGTGGATTGATTGCCTGCAAATATGTGAAGACAAAAGGCTTCGATCCCATCGTCTTCGAAATGAAGGACAATGTTGGGGGAGTGTGGTTGAGAACATTGGACTCTACTCTACTGCAGACACCGAAGCTCGCCTTCCAGTTCTCGGATTTTCCGTGGCCGGCTTCGATCACCAATTCCCGCCCCACTCATGGTGAGGTGTTGGAATATATTCAATCCTATGCCAGACATTTCCAACTCCTGCAGTACATAGAATTCAATTCCAAAGTAGTCGGAATGGATTTCGTCAAGAATTCAGAATCCCAGGAAAATGGCATCATTTCTTGCAACGGCACTGCTTGGTCTGGTGAAGCATTCAGCTCAAGCGGGTCATGGCACATTACAGTGCATAATGCTCAGCAACGATGCTTAAAG GTGCACATAGTGGACTTTGTGATAGTGTGCACAGGGAGGTATGGAGACATTCCGAAAATGCCAACCTTTGAAGCAGGGAAAGGACCAGAGGTGTTCAAGGGCAAGGTGGTGCATGCAATGGAGCTCTACTCCATGGACCACAACCAAGTTGATGATTTGATCTCAGAGAAGAAGATTGTGGTTGTTGGCTTTCAGAAGTCTGCCTTCGACATTACGGCGAAATGTGCCAGCATCAATG GAAAGGAATTCCCTTGCACAATGATATGTAGAGAACCGAAGTGGCATTGCCCTCAAACTTTTGGTTGGTCTCTGGCCCTTGCGTTCCTCTATGGCACTCGCTTCTCAGAGCTATTGGATCATAAGCCCGGGGAAAGCCTCATCCATGGCATCTTGGCCACactgctatctcctttg AGATGGGGAGTCTCCAAGATGGTGGAAATTTGCTTACAATGGCAGCTTCCAATGAAGAAGTATGACATGCTGCCCAAAGAAAACTTATTCCACCAAATTGCTTCCTgccattttctctctctgccAGAAAATTTCTATGGTTGTCTTGAAGAAGGAAGTATCGTGATAAAGAAATCTTCAGGGTGGGGTTTCTGTGAGCATGGTCTGACACTTGGCAGTAATGAAGATGCAAAATTGGAGGCTGACCTAGTGATTCTTGCCACTGGATATGAAAGCAATCAGAAGCTCAAGGACTTGTTCGATTCACCATTACACCAACAACTCTTATCAGGTTTTGAATCTGGAATTGTTCCCCTGTACAG GGAATGCATCCAACCACAGATCCCTGAGATGGCAATCATCGGATATACAGAGGGTGTATCGAATCTCTTCACATCGGAGATGGAAATCCGATGGTTGGTCAGTTTCCTTTCGGGCGGCTTCCGGCTACCCAGCACCAAGGAAATGGAGGAGGACATGAAGAAGTGGGATGATTACAAGAGGAAACACTCGGGGTACAAGTATAAGAAGTCAAGCATTGCTGCAATTCATATTTGGTACAATGACATGCTCTGCAAAGACATGGGATGCATCccgaaaagaaagaaaaattggcTCTCGGAGCTCTTCTCGCCTTATGGCCCCGCAGATTACTCCAATCTTTAG
- the LOC116255642 gene encoding probable aldehyde dehydrogenase isoform X1, whose product MLRSILGSSSRANARRSVSIFLGASATHFRAAHSLSFATLDAEETSGSKPAEVSNLVQGKWHSTSSHNTILDPLNGEPFIKVSDVDETGIKPFVESLSKCPKYGLHNPLRSQERYLLFGDISAKAASRLADPEVAHFFTRLIQRVSPKSYKQALAEVQVTQKFLENFSGDQVRFLARSFTVPGNHLGQQSNGFRWPYGPVAIITPFNFPLEIPVLQLMGALYMGNKPILKVDSKVSVVMEQMLRLLHECGLLMEDVDFINTDGFVMNKVLLEANPRMTLFTGSSTVAERLAVDLRGRIKLEDAGFDWKILGPDVQEVDYVAWVCDQDAYACSGQKCSAQSILFMHENWNSSDLVSKLESLASRRKLEDLTVGPVLTVTTERMLAHMKRLLEIPGSKLLFGGQPLENHTIPEIYGAIKPTAVFVPLSEMLKKDHFEIVTTEIFGPFQIITEYKNDELQMVLDTCERMHAHLTAAVVSNDPLFLQEVLGKSVNGTTYAGIRARTTGAPQNHWFGPAGDPLGAGIGTPEAIKLVWSCHREIIYDIGPLPSEWEVPPST is encoded by the exons ATGTTGAGGTCGATTCTGGGTAGCAGCTCAAGGGCCAATGCCCGCAGATCAGTTTCGATCTTCCTTGGGGCTTCAGCTACTCATTTTag GGCTGCCCATTCACTGTCTTTTGCCACCTTGGATGCAGAAGAAACATCTGGTTCCAAACCTGCTGAAGTATCTAATTTGG TGCAGGGTAAGTGGCACAGTACATCAAGTCATAATACAATCTTGGATCCCTTAAATGGTGAACCCTTCATTAAAGTTTCCGATGTAGATGAAACGGGAATTAAG CCATTTGTGGAGAGCTTGTCAAAATGTCCAAAGTATGGACTTCACAATCCTCTAAGGTCTCAAGAGAG GTATCTTTTGTTTGGAGATATATCTGCAAAGGCTGCTTCTAGACTTGCTGACCCAGAG GTCGCACACTTTTTCACAAGACTCATTCAAAGGGTTTCACCTAAGAGTTATAAACAGGCGCTTGCTGAGGTTCAAGTTACACAGAAATTTTTGGAGAACTTTTCAGGTGACCAG GTGAGGTTCTTGGCAAGATCTTTTACTGTTCCTGGTAATCATCTTGGGCAGCAAAGTAATGGTTTTCGTTGGCCTTATGGTCCT GTGGCAATCATTACCCCCTTCAATTTTCCGCTGGAGATCCCAGTCTTGCAATTAATGGGTGCACTTTACATGGGGAATAAACCTATTCTGAAAGTTGATAGCAAG GTGAGTGTTGTGATGGAGCAAATGCTTCGGCTTCTTCATGAATGTGGCTTGCTTATGGAAGATGTCGATTTTATCAACACAGATGGATTTGTCATGAATAAGGTTTTATTGGAG GCAAATCCACGAATGACTCTTTTTACTGGTAGCTCAACAGTAGCTGAAAGACTGGCTGTTGACTTGAGAGGCCGCATCAAATTGGAAGACGCAGGTTTTGACTGGAAAATACTTGGTCCTGATGTTCAAGAG GTGGACTATGTGGCTTGGGTTTGTGATCAGGACGCATATGCTTGTAGTGGTCAAAAGTGCTCTGCACAATCAATTCTGTTCATGCATGAg AACTGGAATTCCAGCGATCTTGTATCCAAATTAGAGTCACTTGCTTCAAGAAGAAAACTGGAAGATTTGACAGTTGGCCCTGTCCTTACT GTGACAACTGAAAGAATGCTAGCACACATGAAAAGATTGCTTGAGATTCCAGGTTCAAAGCTGTTGTTTGGAGGACAACCTTTGGAAAACCACACCATTCCAGAAATATATGGAGCAATTAAGCCAACTGCTGTTTTTGTTCCACTCAGTGAGATGCTTAAGAAAGATCACTTTGAGATTGTGACAACAGAAATATTTGGGCCTTTCCAG ATAATCACTGAATATAAAAATGATGAGCTCCAGATGGTATTGGATACTTGTGAGCGTATGCATGCTCATCTGACTGCAGCAGTTGTCTCCAATGACCCTCTGTTTCTGCAG GAAGTTCTAGGTAAATCTGTAAATGGGACGACATATGCTGGAATTAGAGCAAGAACAACTGGAGCTCCACAGAATCATTG GTTCGGCCCAGCTGGTGACCCTCTTGGTGCTGGAATTGGGACCCCGGAAGCTATAAAACTAGTTTGGTCGTGCCACAGAGAGATCATATATGATATAGGCCCTCTTCCTTCCGAGTGGGAAGTGCCACCATCTACCTAA